A genomic window from Camelina sativa cultivar DH55 chromosome 2, Cs, whole genome shotgun sequence includes:
- the LOC104713470 gene encoding uncharacterized protein LOC104713470 — MSATAIFSLTNSKAFVNGFDNRTFRFRNPVAAKPSSRCFPSPLKPSSLASSFSPLILTNRPFKTSVFKRFDTLMEWQECKVKMKVEVPVSVAYGLYSERESIPRWMTFISSVKILKDKPDLSRWTLKYKAFGQNLEYAWLAKNLQPLPNQKIHWISLEGLPNKGTVRFFPLGPSSCDVELTFAYEVPLLLIPFAAALQPLMQGLIKNSLEQFAEIAKSTKTT, encoded by the exons atgtctgCGACGGCGATTTTTTCTCTAACAAACTCCAAAGCCTTCGTTAACGGATTCGATAACCGGACATTTCGTTTCCGTAACCCCGTAGCTGCTAAACCAAGTTCAAGATGTTTTCCTTCTCCGTTGAAGCCTTCGTCTCTTGCTTCGAGTTTCTCTCCTTTGATTTTAACCAATAGACCCTTTAAAACTTCAGTATTCAAAAGATTTGATACTCTCATGGAATGGCAAGAATGCAA AGTAAAGATGAAGGTTGAAGTGCCAGTATCAGTTGCTTATGGACTTTACTCGGAGCGTGAATCAATTCCTAGATGGATGACATTCATTTCTTCCGTTAAG ATACTGAAGGACAAGCCTGATTTATCTCGATGGACTTTGAAATATAAAGCGTTTGGTCAGAATCTTGAGTACGCTTGGCTTGCTAAGAACTTGCAG CCTCTCCCGAACCAGAAAATACACTGGATTTCTCTTGAAGGCCTTCCTAACAA GGGCACTGTCCGCTTTTTCCCGCTAGGTCCTTCATCATGTGATGTAGAA CTAACCTTTGCATATGAAGTCCCCCTGCTACTTATTCCATTCGCAGCG gcACTTCAACCGCTAATGCAAGGATTGATCAAGAATAGTTTGGAGCAATTTGCAGAGATAGCAAAAAGCACAAAGACCACTTAG